A region of bacterium DNA encodes the following proteins:
- a CDS encoding cupin domain-containing protein, with product MENARVEKPWGYELRWAVTDRYLGKVLHVNKGEALSLQYHERKDEYQYVIAGSVDIEVGGPDGVMTRHRMRAGDTLHIRPGTRHRLTAVEDTDIFEVSTPEISDVVRLDDRYGRAGT from the coding sequence GTGGAGAACGCCCGGGTCGAAAAGCCGTGGGGCTACGAGCTGCGGTGGGCGGTCACCGACCGCTACCTCGGCAAGGTGCTCCACGTCAACAAGGGAGAGGCGCTGTCGCTGCAGTACCACGAGCGCAAGGATGAGTACCAGTACGTCATCGCGGGCAGCGTCGACATCGAGGTCGGCGGCCCCGACGGCGTGATGACCAGGCACCGCATGCGAGCGGGCGACACCCTGCACATCCGGCCCGGCACCCGCCACCGGCTCACCGCAGTGGAGGACACGGACATCTTCGAGGTGTCGACACCTGAGATCAGCGACGTCGTCCGCCTCGACGACCGCTACGGTCGCGCCGGTACCTGA
- a CDS encoding ABC transporter ATP-binding protein gives MALLEVSGIDVFYGRVQAVRGASLEVDAGEVVALIGSNGAGKTTTLRTISGLLHPARGTIKFDGKDITRTEPQRIVNLGICQSPEGRRLFSRMTVLDNLEMGAYTSRNTAQIKADMERVFELFPRLKERLRQIAGTLSGGEQQMVAMGRAMMARPKLLMLDEPSLGLAPILVETIFDIVREINSRGTPVLLVEQNAHKALEVANRGYVLETGEIVKTGTGRELLASEDVQRAYLGM, from the coding sequence ATGGCGCTGCTCGAGGTCTCCGGGATCGACGTCTTCTACGGGCGCGTCCAGGCGGTGCGCGGGGCCTCGCTCGAGGTCGATGCCGGCGAGGTCGTCGCCCTGATCGGATCCAACGGCGCGGGCAAGACCACGACCTTGCGTACCATCTCGGGCCTCCTGCACCCGGCACGCGGCACGATCAAGTTCGACGGCAAGGACATCACGCGGACCGAGCCGCAGCGGATCGTGAACCTGGGCATCTGCCAGTCGCCGGAGGGCCGGCGCCTATTCAGCCGGATGACGGTGCTCGACAACCTCGAGATGGGCGCCTACACAAGTCGCAACACGGCCCAGATCAAAGCGGACATGGAGCGCGTCTTCGAGCTCTTCCCGCGCCTGAAGGAACGCCTGCGGCAGATCGCGGGCACGCTCTCCGGTGGTGAGCAGCAGATGGTCGCGATGGGCCGGGCGATGATGGCCAGGCCGAAGCTCCTGATGCTCGACGAGCCGTCGCTCGGCCTCGCCCCGATCCTGGTCGAGACGATCTTCGACATCGTCCGCGAGATCAACTCCCGGGGCACGCCCGTGCTGCTGGTCGAGCAGAACGCTCACAAGGCGCTTGAGGTCGCGAATCGCGGCTACGTCCTGGAGACGGGAGAGATCGTGAAGACGGGCACCGGCAGGGAGCTCCTCGCCTCGGAGGACGTGCAGAGGGCCTACTTGGGCATGTAG
- a CDS encoding ABC transporter ATP-binding protein, whose protein sequence is MPAILRVSGLTKRFGGLVAVDNVSFEVAAGEVFALIGPNGAGKTTLFNCITGIHKPTLGHVTFGDRDLTGSPPHRTAKAGIARTFQNIRLFEYMSALDNVRLGHHCRMQSKLWDSLLKTRKERREERDITEHSMELLELVGLDRQAENYARNLAYGQQRRLEIARALATNPKLLLLDEPAAGFTPQEKVELMELVGTILQRGITVFLIEHDMRVVMQASQRIVVLDHGEKIAEGPPAEVRNNQRVIEAYLGKSA, encoded by the coding sequence ATGCCGGCCATCCTGAGAGTCAGCGGGCTGACCAAGCGTTTCGGCGGCCTGGTCGCCGTCGACAACGTCAGCTTCGAGGTGGCGGCGGGCGAGGTGTTCGCGCTCATCGGACCCAACGGCGCCGGCAAGACGACACTCTTCAACTGCATCACCGGCATCCACAAGCCGACGCTGGGCCACGTCACCTTCGGCGACCGCGACCTGACCGGCTCGCCCCCGCACCGCACGGCGAAGGCCGGGATCGCGCGCACCTTTCAGAACATCAGGCTCTTCGAGTACATGTCGGCGCTCGACAACGTCCGCCTCGGCCACCACTGCCGGATGCAGTCCAAGCTCTGGGACTCCCTGTTGAAGACGCGCAAGGAGCGGCGTGAGGAGAGGGACATCACCGAACATTCGATGGAGCTGTTGGAGCTCGTCGGCCTCGACCGCCAGGCCGAGAACTACGCCCGCAACCTGGCGTACGGGCAGCAGCGGCGCCTGGAGATCGCCCGAGCGCTGGCCACCAATCCCAAGCTGCTGCTGCTCGACGAGCCGGCCGCGGGATTCACACCGCAGGAAAAGGTGGAGCTCATGGAGCTGGTGGGCACGATCCTCCAGCGCGGGATCACGGTCTTCCTGATCGAGCACGACATGCGGGTCGTGATGCAGGCGTCCCAGAGGATCGTCGTGCTGGACCACGGCGAGAAGATTGCCGAGGGCCCGCCTGCCGAGGTGCGCAACAACCAGCGTGTGATCGAGGCCTACCTGGGCAAGTCCGCGTGA
- a CDS encoding ABC transporter ATP-binding protein produces the protein MTRLRDFMRANLRNPNAIAYTLMLLGALSFPALVQFATGNNGDYLVGLAADGGIYMLMAIGLNVVVGFAGLLDLGYAAFFAIGSYTYAIVASNHMAATPLGHSLHVPFWIALFIAMVVAATAGALLGAPTLRLRGDYLAIVTLGFGEIVPRVFRNAGVWTGGVPGISALDVPTLPGWFQGPWVGQDFVWVPDFRFTSANLTAYYVLMVVLIAFVVFLVHNLYNSRLGRAWMAVREDETAAAASGVNTVTIKLLAFSIGAATSGFAGAFYGAKLSYVSSENFGFIVSVTVLAMVVLGGMGNIPGAMLGAIVLYFILFWLLPNAPQQVEALATSTGLDWLNHANPNGWPGIAEEVSRSKYVIFGMILVGIMLLRPQGLVPSQVRKQELKHAGHEPVAAPRQFQA, from the coding sequence ATGACCCGCCTGCGCGACTTCATGCGGGCCAACCTGCGCAACCCGAACGCCATCGCATACACCCTCATGCTCCTCGGGGCCCTGTCCTTCCCCGCGCTCGTCCAGTTCGCGACCGGCAACAACGGCGATTACCTCGTCGGCCTGGCCGCGGACGGGGGCATCTACATGCTGATGGCGATCGGGCTCAACGTCGTGGTGGGTTTTGCCGGCCTCCTCGACCTCGGCTACGCCGCCTTCTTCGCCATTGGCTCGTACACGTACGCCATCGTGGCTTCGAACCACATGGCCGCCACCCCACTCGGCCATTCACTCCACGTCCCGTTCTGGATCGCCCTTTTCATCGCGATGGTCGTCGCCGCCACCGCCGGCGCGCTGCTCGGAGCGCCGACGCTGCGCCTTCGCGGCGACTACCTCGCCATCGTGACCCTCGGCTTTGGCGAGATCGTGCCGCGGGTCTTCCGCAACGCCGGCGTCTGGACCGGCGGCGTGCCCGGGATCAGCGCGCTCGACGTGCCCACGCTGCCGGGATGGTTCCAGGGCCCGTGGGTCGGCCAGGACTTCGTCTGGGTTCCCGACTTCAGGTTCACCTCGGCCAACCTGACCGCCTACTACGTGCTCATGGTCGTCCTGATCGCATTCGTCGTCTTCCTGGTGCACAACCTCTACAACTCCCGCCTCGGCCGTGCGTGGATGGCGGTTCGCGAAGACGAGACCGCGGCCGCCGCCAGCGGAGTCAACACCGTGACGATCAAGCTCCTGGCGTTCTCGATCGGCGCCGCCACCAGCGGTTTCGCCGGCGCTTTCTACGGCGCCAAGCTCTCGTACGTCAGCTCCGAGAACTTCGGCTTCATCGTCTCGGTGACGGTGCTGGCCATGGTCGTGCTCGGCGGCATGGGCAACATCCCGGGCGCCATGCTCGGCGCCATCGTCCTCTACTTCATCCTCTTCTGGTTGCTGCCGAACGCACCGCAGCAGGTGGAGGCGCTGGCCACGTCGACGGGACTCGACTGGCTGAACCACGCCAACCCGAATGGGTGGCCCGGCATCGCCGAGGAGGTGTCGCGGTCGAAGTACGTCATCTTCGGGATGATCCTGGTCGGCATCATGCTGCTGCGCCCACAGGGTCTCGTCCCCAGCCAGGTCCGCAAGCAGGAGCTGAAGCACGCCGGGCACGAACCAGTCGCCGCCCCGCGGCAGTTCCAGGCCTGA
- a CDS encoding branched-chain amino acid ABC transporter permease: protein MVQRLRVSVIASPSNSAINLIGLAVVAVAVVAALQRIYEGGATYFFQTIGFGIAEGSIFALVALGYTMVYGIIELINFAHGDVFTLGAFFSLALMPAFGLTEGKISGFALILPLLGLFVITMLFCAVVNVAIERVAYRPLRHAPRLAPLITAIGMSAFLEGVMFVWRGPFNLHYPDFLPEYQIPIGGGVTIAAKAVMVIVIGVVLVVALTVFINRSKLGKAMRATAQDRDAAQLMGIDINRTISATFFIGAALAGAGGIIYGLYYNSVAAFDGFGYGLIAFTAAVFGGIGNIPGAALGGLLIGIIYSISDGYFSVAWTQIMIFGILIFVLVFRPTGLLGMRVPEK from the coding sequence ATGGTCCAGCGACTTCGGGTGTCGGTGATCGCATCGCCATCGAACTCCGCCATCAACCTCATCGGATTGGCGGTGGTCGCCGTCGCCGTCGTGGCCGCGCTGCAGCGCATCTACGAGGGTGGGGCGACCTACTTTTTCCAGACGATCGGCTTCGGGATCGCCGAAGGATCGATCTTCGCGCTGGTCGCCCTCGGCTACACGATGGTCTACGGGATCATCGAGCTGATCAACTTCGCCCACGGCGACGTGTTCACGCTCGGGGCCTTCTTCTCACTGGCGCTGATGCCGGCTTTCGGCCTGACCGAGGGCAAGATCTCGGGTTTCGCGCTGATCCTGCCCCTGCTGGGCCTGTTCGTGATCACGATGCTCTTCTGCGCCGTCGTCAACGTCGCCATCGAGCGCGTCGCGTACCGGCCGCTGCGGCACGCCCCACGCCTGGCGCCGCTGATCACGGCCATCGGCATGTCGGCCTTCCTCGAGGGCGTGATGTTCGTGTGGCGCGGACCGTTCAACCTTCACTACCCCGACTTCCTGCCTGAGTACCAGATCCCGATCGGGGGAGGAGTCACCATCGCGGCCAAGGCGGTCATGGTCATCGTCATCGGCGTCGTCCTGGTCGTCGCCCTGACGGTTTTCATCAACCGATCAAAGCTGGGCAAGGCGATGCGCGCGACCGCTCAGGACCGTGACGCCGCCCAGCTGATGGGCATCGACATCAACCGCACGATCTCGGCGACGTTCTTCATCGGCGCCGCGCTGGCCGGCGCCGGCGGCATCATCTACGGCCTGTACTACAACTCGGTCGCGGCTTTCGACGGCTTCGGTTACGGCCTCATCGCCTTCACCGCCGCCGTCTTCGGCGGCATCGGCAACATCCCGGGCGCGGCGCTGGGCGGCCTGCTCATCGGCATCATCTACTCCATCTCCGACGGCTACTTCTCGGTCGCCTGGACCCAGATCATGATCTTCGGCATCCTGATCTTCGTCCTCGTGTTCAGGCCGACCGGACTGCTCGGCATGCGAGTGCCTGAGAAATGA
- a CDS encoding tetratricopeptide repeat protein, whose amino-acid sequence MKTEAGEHLKPRSQYADDAVQLAIAGKWDDAVKLNRFIIDSFGSDEETQNRLGKALAELGKLKEAKSAYEVALKLNPMNSIAKKNAARLNALLHQKEGLKVGGTRVDLNLFVEEMGKTVITTLESSDADICSRVAAGDVAELRIDDDGIVAETSKGVRLGLLEAKLARRLIKFIHGGNRYQAGVTACDGSTVKLIVRETYQDPRFVGKPSFPMRRKREVEFRPYTKESLLAREVEVFAEDEEEETLVQGAPAGDDIEEGMHAVEDEAEPLEFGEGADGQGGDDDDDDDS is encoded by the coding sequence TTGAAGACCGAAGCCGGTGAGCATCTCAAGCCCCGCTCGCAGTACGCGGATGACGCCGTCCAGCTGGCGATCGCCGGCAAGTGGGACGACGCGGTCAAGCTGAACCGGTTCATCATCGACAGCTTTGGCTCCGACGAGGAGACCCAGAACCGGCTGGGCAAGGCCCTGGCCGAGCTCGGCAAGCTCAAGGAGGCGAAGTCCGCCTACGAGGTCGCGCTCAAGCTCAACCCGATGAACTCCATCGCCAAGAAGAATGCGGCTCGCCTCAACGCGCTCCTCCACCAGAAAGAGGGTTTGAAGGTCGGCGGGACCAGGGTCGACCTCAACCTGTTCGTCGAGGAGATGGGCAAGACGGTCATCACCACGCTCGAGAGCTCGGACGCGGACATCTGCTCCAGGGTTGCGGCCGGCGATGTCGCGGAGCTGCGAATCGACGACGACGGCATCGTGGCCGAAACTTCGAAGGGCGTCCGGCTCGGCCTGCTCGAGGCGAAGCTGGCCCGCCGCCTGATCAAGTTCATCCACGGCGGCAACCGGTACCAGGCGGGGGTGACGGCCTGCGATGGCAGCACCGTCAAGCTGATCGTCCGCGAGACCTACCAGGACCCGAGGTTTGTGGGCAAGCCGAGCTTCCCCATGCGCCGCAAGCGCGAGGTGGAGTTCCGGCCCTACACCAAGGAGAGCCTGCTCGCGCGGGAGGTCGAGGTCTTCGCCGAGGACGAAGAAGAGGAGACGCTCGTCCAGGGCGCCCCGGCCGGCGACGACATCGAGGAGGGCATGCACGCGGTCGAGGACGAGGCCGAGCCGCTCGAGTTCGGCGAGGGTGCGGACGGCCAGGGCGGCGATGACGATGACGACGATGACAGCTAG
- the hisZ gene encoding ATP phosphoribosyltransferase regulatory subunit translates to MPGATPQLGGVPGFRDLLPAEAEVLRDAQESILAEMRRWGYRHVITPMVETTQVLELGLDAGQMRRLFKFTDVRGEVVALVGERTVPVARLVAGKLRTAPLPLRLCYAGPVLSTQAGRFQQRRETYQVGAELVGAPGPVADAEVIALAARCLEATGLRRYQVDVGHAEFFQGIMDAVKLADEVKAGVRSALAARDFVALESLLERTPLRSAEHELLLRFPALRGGAEILEAAGGLVRNRRSERALVELGHVRDLLVDHGLGEVVNLDLGAIRDFDYYTGIIFEGYGPDLGRPVSQGGRYDGLLARFGRPAPATGFVVQLDLVWEMLTHAARPPALPRLDAAVAWSGSGLATALRLGSTLRLFGMRAVVDTEARDHDQATVWWRALGAANLIHCRSAATVSWTATGRRARRLPPEQVAGRLAGSMGQEKGRDR, encoded by the coding sequence GTGCCTGGGGCGACTCCTCAGCTGGGCGGCGTGCCCGGATTTCGCGATCTTCTTCCCGCGGAGGCCGAGGTGCTGCGCGATGCGCAGGAATCCATCCTGGCGGAGATGCGCCGGTGGGGCTACCGGCATGTGATCACGCCCATGGTCGAGACGACCCAGGTCCTGGAGCTCGGCCTGGACGCCGGGCAGATGCGGCGCCTCTTCAAATTCACCGACGTTCGCGGGGAGGTCGTCGCCCTGGTCGGCGAGCGCACGGTGCCGGTGGCCAGGCTCGTCGCCGGCAAGCTGAGGACCGCGCCGCTGCCGCTGCGCCTGTGTTACGCGGGCCCGGTGCTGTCGACCCAGGCGGGCCGCTTCCAGCAGCGCCGCGAGACCTACCAGGTGGGCGCGGAGCTGGTCGGCGCTCCCGGACCCGTCGCCGACGCGGAGGTCATCGCGCTGGCCGCGCGCTGCCTCGAAGCGACCGGGCTTCGGCGCTACCAGGTCGATGTCGGCCATGCCGAGTTCTTCCAGGGGATCATGGATGCGGTCAAGCTCGCGGACGAGGTCAAGGCCGGCGTCCGGAGCGCGCTCGCGGCTCGCGATTTCGTCGCCCTCGAGTCGCTGCTCGAGCGGACCCCGCTGCGCTCGGCTGAGCACGAGCTCCTGTTGCGCTTCCCGGCTCTGCGTGGTGGGGCTGAGATCCTGGAGGCGGCCGGCGGCCTCGTCCGCAACCGCCGGTCGGAGCGGGCGCTGGTCGAGCTCGGACACGTCCGCGACCTCCTGGTCGATCACGGCCTCGGCGAGGTCGTGAACTTGGATCTCGGCGCGATCCGCGACTTCGATTACTACACCGGGATCATCTTCGAGGGCTACGGCCCGGACCTCGGACGCCCGGTCTCCCAGGGCGGACGATATGACGGCCTGCTCGCCCGTTTCGGGCGGCCGGCCCCCGCGACCGGCTTTGTCGTCCAGCTCGACCTGGTCTGGGAGATGCTGACCCACGCGGCCCGCCCGCCGGCGCTGCCTCGACTCGATGCCGCCGTGGCCTGGAGCGGTTCAGGCCTGGCGACGGCGCTGCGTCTCGGCTCGACCCTGCGTCTGTTTGGTATGCGCGCCGTGGTGGACACCGAGGCTCGCGATCACGACCAGGCAACGGTCTGGTGGCGCGCGCTGGGCGCGGCCAACCTGATCCACTGCCGCAGCGCCGCGACCGTTTCGTGGACCGCCACCGGGCGGCGCGCGCGCCGGCTGCCTCCGGAGCAGGTCGCCGGGCGCCTGGCCGGGTCGATGGGGCAAGAGAAGGGGCGAGACAGGTGA
- a CDS encoding ATP phosphoribosyltransferase codes for MGARPERVSIAVPTGALMAGGLRMLGRAGLARLGAEELGRKLLVERAGVRVILVRPADVPAYVDYGASDLGIVGKDVLWEMPGSHYELLDLGFGGCRLVLAVPQQSRLDGPETWPPILRVATKYPRTTASWFEARGQAVEVVQLHGSVELAPLVGLVDGIVDLTASGRTLRENQLRITALLGTSTARLIANQASLKTRTEAVQAMVGRLREAVESAG; via the coding sequence ATGGGCGCGCGACCGGAACGCGTCTCGATCGCCGTCCCGACCGGCGCCCTGATGGCCGGCGGGCTGCGCATGCTCGGGCGAGCCGGCCTGGCGCGTCTCGGCGCTGAAGAGCTGGGCCGCAAGCTCCTGGTCGAGCGCGCGGGAGTGCGAGTCATCCTGGTCCGGCCGGCGGACGTGCCCGCATACGTCGACTACGGCGCATCCGACCTCGGGATCGTCGGCAAAGACGTCCTGTGGGAGATGCCGGGCTCGCACTACGAGCTGCTCGACCTGGGCTTTGGCGGCTGCCGGCTGGTGCTGGCGGTGCCGCAGCAATCCAGGCTCGACGGCCCTGAGACCTGGCCGCCCATCCTTCGAGTCGCGACCAAGTACCCGCGCACCACCGCCTCATGGTTTGAAGCTCGAGGCCAGGCCGTGGAGGTGGTGCAGCTGCACGGATCGGTCGAGCTGGCGCCCCTGGTCGGCCTGGTCGACGGGATCGTGGACCTGACCGCCAGCGGCCGGACGCTGCGCGAGAACCAGCTCCGCATCACGGCGCTGCTGGGTACGTCCACGGCTCGCCTCATCGCCAACCAGGCGAGCCTCAAGACCCGCACGGAGGCGGTGCAGGCGATGGTGGGGCGCCTGCGCGAGGCGGTCGAAAGTGCCGGTTAG
- the hisD gene encoding histidinol dehydrogenase, with protein sequence MPVRRFDVGSWLDSPLSRRRLDLSQFAQERAAVADICARVAADGDSALRELGKKFDGWAPGADETFEVPAVELAQAADRLAPADRAALEFAAQRIRDFHAPQVQAPSIGPPGLKLLTRPVRRAGVYAPGGRAAYPSTVLMTVIPARVAKVPEVVLATPPRADGSVPAAILAAAHIAGVDTVYRVGGAQAIAAMAYGTATIPRVDVVAGPGNIYVALAKREVFGAVGVDAIAGPTEVMVIADAGARPDYVAADLAAQLEHDPLAWAVLVTDSARLADRVEEELESLVRGLEREPIIRAANCCVIVADDLDQAMDLTNDFAPEHLLIVTADAGRLATRVENAGAVFVGAYATVPLGDYVAGPNHTLPTSGAARFASPLGVHTFMKRTSVLSLNRGDLEMLREACVRLAAMEGLGAHAHAVEVRLE encoded by the coding sequence GTGCCGGTTAGACGCTTCGACGTCGGTTCGTGGCTCGACTCGCCGCTGTCACGGCGGCGGCTCGACCTGTCGCAGTTCGCCCAGGAGCGAGCGGCCGTCGCGGACATCTGCGCGCGCGTGGCGGCGGACGGCGACTCCGCCCTGCGCGAGCTCGGGAAAAAGTTCGACGGCTGGGCACCGGGCGCTGATGAGACCTTCGAGGTCCCGGCCGTTGAGCTGGCCCAGGCCGCCGACCGCCTCGCTCCGGCCGACCGAGCCGCCCTGGAATTCGCGGCGCAGCGCATCCGCGATTTCCACGCGCCGCAGGTGCAGGCCCCCTCGATCGGACCGCCGGGTCTCAAGCTGCTCACCCGGCCGGTCCGGCGGGCGGGCGTCTACGCGCCCGGCGGGCGCGCCGCCTACCCGTCGACCGTGCTCATGACCGTGATCCCGGCACGGGTCGCGAAGGTGCCCGAGGTCGTGCTCGCGACGCCGCCGCGTGCGGACGGCAGCGTGCCCGCGGCGATCCTGGCGGCCGCCCACATCGCGGGCGTCGACACCGTCTATCGGGTCGGCGGGGCGCAGGCGATCGCGGCGATGGCGTACGGCACGGCCACCATTCCCCGAGTGGACGTCGTCGCCGGTCCGGGCAACATCTACGTCGCGCTCGCCAAGCGCGAGGTGTTCGGCGCGGTCGGGGTGGACGCGATCGCCGGCCCGACCGAGGTGATGGTCATCGCGGACGCCGGCGCCAGGCCCGATTACGTGGCCGCCGACCTGGCCGCGCAGCTGGAGCACGACCCGCTGGCGTGGGCCGTGCTGGTCACGGATTCGGCGCGGCTCGCGGATCGGGTCGAGGAGGAGCTGGAGAGCCTGGTGCGAGGGCTGGAGCGGGAGCCGATCATCCGGGCCGCAAACTGCTGCGTCATCGTGGCCGACGACCTCGACCAGGCGATGGACCTGACCAACGATTTCGCGCCGGAGCACCTGCTCATCGTCACCGCCGACGCCGGGCGGCTCGCCACCCGGGTCGAGAACGCGGGCGCGGTTTTCGTCGGCGCCTACGCGACGGTGCCGCTGGGCGACTATGTGGCGGGCCCGAATCACACCCTGCCGACGTCGGGTGCGGCTCGCTTTGCCTCGCCGCTCGGCGTGCACACGTTCATGAAGCGGACCAGCGTCCTGAGCTTGAACCGGGGCGACCTCGAGATGTTGCGCGAGGCTTGCGTGCGGCTCGCGGCGATGGAGGGTCTGGGCGCGCACGCGCACGCGGTGGAGGTGCGGCTTGAGTAG
- the hisB gene encoding imidazoleglycerol-phosphate dehydratase HisB yields the protein MSRRGEIARKTKETSLTAKVDLDGRGRVKVATGLAFLDHMVEQVARYGGFDITLRGTGDIEVDTHHLVEDAGIVVGQALSEALGDRAGIVRFASAYAPLDEALARVVVDLGKRPYLSYNVALRGRIGTVESEVLEEFWRALSIHLGATLHVDSIRGRNRHHIAEATFKALGLALRQAMAAGGGLGVPSSKGLLG from the coding sequence TTGAGTAGGCGAGGTGAAATCGCGCGCAAGACCAAGGAAACCAGCCTGACGGCGAAGGTCGACCTCGACGGTCGCGGACGCGTCAAGGTCGCAACCGGGCTGGCGTTCCTCGATCACATGGTGGAGCAGGTGGCTCGGTACGGCGGATTTGACATCACGCTCCGCGGCACCGGCGATATCGAGGTCGACACCCACCACCTGGTCGAAGACGCCGGCATCGTCGTCGGCCAGGCGCTGTCGGAGGCGTTGGGCGATCGCGCGGGCATCGTGCGCTTCGCCTCTGCTTACGCGCCGCTGGACGAAGCGCTCGCGCGCGTGGTCGTCGACCTGGGCAAACGGCCGTACCTGTCTTACAACGTGGCCCTCCGAGGGCGCATCGGGACAGTCGAGTCCGAGGTCCTGGAAGAGTTCTGGCGGGCGCTGTCCATCCACCTCGGGGCGACTCTCCACGTCGACTCGATCCGCGGCCGCAACCGGCACCATATCGCCGAGGCGACTTTCAAAGCCCTGGGCCTCGCGCTGCGCCAGGCGATGGCCGCGGGCGGCGGCTTGGGAGTGCCCTCCTCAAAAGGCCTTTTGGGGTGA
- the hisH gene encoding imidazole glycerol phosphate synthase subunit HisH translates to MIAIVDYGVGNVRSVERALAHVGADPKLTADPDELERADGMVLPGVGAFAPALEKLSEGGLGRRVVELAAKGKPILGVCLGYQLLFEESMEHGRHQGLGLLPGRVVEVENSERLPVIGWCRLTQSDDSPLWRGIKDRSYFYFVHSYTPDSPRHAIAISDHSPAAAAARRNVMGTQFHPEKSGPDGLRVYANFLALCG, encoded by the coding sequence GTGATCGCGATCGTCGATTACGGGGTCGGCAACGTTCGCTCGGTGGAGCGAGCGCTGGCCCATGTCGGCGCCGACCCCAAGCTCACGGCGGATCCCGACGAGCTCGAGCGCGCAGACGGGATGGTCCTGCCTGGTGTCGGCGCGTTCGCCCCGGCGCTGGAGAAGCTGTCCGAGGGTGGATTGGGCCGGCGGGTCGTCGAGCTGGCGGCGAAGGGCAAGCCGATCCTCGGCGTCTGCCTCGGTTATCAGCTGCTGTTCGAGGAGTCGATGGAGCACGGCCGCCACCAGGGCCTGGGTCTTTTGCCCGGCCGTGTGGTCGAGGTCGAGAACAGCGAGCGCCTGCCCGTCATCGGGTGGTGCCGGCTGACCCAGAGCGACGATTCGCCCCTGTGGCGGGGGATCAAGGACCGCTCCTACTTTTACTTCGTGCACTCGTACACGCCCGATTCGCCGCGGCACGCCATCGCCATCAGCGACCACTCGCCGGCGGCCGCGGCCGCCAGACGCAACGTGATGGGCACCCAGTTCCATCCGGAAAAAAGCGGTCCGGACGGCCTGCGCGTTTATGCGAACTTCCTGGCCCTGTGCGGATGA
- the hisF gene encoding imidazole glycerol phosphate synthase subunit HisF, with protein sequence MTAKRIIPCLDVTAGRVVKGVRFKDLRDAGDPAELAALYDREGADEIVFLDITASSEARNILLGAVERTADQVFIPLTVGGGIRSVEDMAALLTHGADKVSVNTAVLDDPELITRCAEVFGSQCVVLAIDARRRQEGEGWEVFSHGGRRATGRDAVEWSVLGERLGAGEILLTSMDQDGTEAGYDLGLLKAVSSAVRLPVIASGGAGSADHMYQALTEGGAEATLAASIFHFGQLSIGAVKQQLAARGLEIRP encoded by the coding sequence ATGACCGCCAAACGAATCATTCCCTGCCTCGACGTCACCGCGGGGCGCGTGGTCAAGGGCGTGCGGTTCAAGGACCTGCGCGACGCCGGCGACCCGGCCGAGCTGGCGGCCCTGTACGACCGTGAGGGGGCGGACGAAATCGTTTTCCTCGATATCACCGCCTCCTCGGAGGCGCGAAACATCCTTCTCGGCGCGGTCGAGCGCACCGCGGATCAGGTGTTCATACCGCTCACGGTGGGCGGCGGCATCCGGAGCGTCGAGGACATGGCCGCGCTCCTCACGCACGGCGCGGACAAGGTCTCGGTCAACACCGCCGTGCTGGACGACCCCGAGCTGATCACCAGGTGCGCGGAGGTGTTCGGATCGCAGTGCGTGGTGCTCGCCATCGACGCGCGGCGGCGCCAGGAGGGCGAAGGCTGGGAGGTCTTCAGCCACGGCGGGCGCCGGGCCACGGGCCGGGACGCGGTGGAGTGGTCGGTGCTCGGCGAAAGGTTGGGAGCGGGGGAGATCCTGCTCACATCGATGGACCAGGACGGCACCGAGGCGGGTTACGACCTGGGCCTGTTGAAGGCCGTGAGCTCGGCGGTGCGCCTCCCGGTGATCGCCTCGGGCGGGGCCGGCAGCGCCGACCATATGTACCAGGCCCTGACCGAGGGAGGGGCGGAGGCGACGCTGGCGGCCTCCATCTTCCACTTCGGGCAGCTCTCGATCGGCGCCGTCAAGCAGCAGCTCGCCGCCAGGGGATTGGAGATCAGACCGTGA
- the hisI gene encoding phosphoribosyl-AMP cyclohydrolase: MEPDFSKGLVPAVVQNAKTGRVLMLAYMDEEAWARTRESGRAWFHSRERGLWEKGATSGNVMEVVEVRLDCDLDSVLLRVNPRGPACHTGAESCFFNEPRA; encoded by the coding sequence ATCGAACCCGACTTTTCCAAGGGACTCGTCCCGGCCGTGGTCCAGAACGCCAAGACGGGCAGGGTGCTGATGCTCGCCTACATGGACGAGGAGGCGTGGGCGCGCACGCGCGAGAGCGGGCGGGCGTGGTTTCACTCACGCGAGCGCGGCCTGTGGGAGAAGGGCGCGACCTCCGGCAACGTCATGGAGGTGGTGGAGGTGCGGCTGGACTGTGATTTGGACAGCGTGCTGCTCCGGGTGAACCCTCGCGGTCCAGCGTGTCACACCGGGGCGGAGTCCTGTTTCTTCAACGAGCCCCGGGCGTAA